In one window of Azotobacter salinestris DNA:
- the metE gene encoding 5-methyltetrahydropteroyltriglutamate--homocysteine S-methyltransferase — MALAHTLGFPRIGRNRELKQTLEAYWQGQLDEAGLRAVGHSLRAAHWQAQRNAGIELLPVGDFAWYDQVLAHSLLVGAIPRRFRPADGRITLDTLFAMARGTGTQALEMTKWFDTNYHYLVPEFSADQQFRLGWEQLFEEVAEACQLGYRVKPVLLGPLTYLWLGKARDGAFDRLDLLERLLPVYGEILGRLAALGVEWVQIDEPILVLDLPPAWKGAFERAYHLLQQTPPKKLLATYFGALDDNLGLVANLPVDGLHIDLVRAPQQLAAVLDRLPPYKVLSLGVVDGRNVWRCDLEQALQSLQSAAERFGPRLWVAPSCSLLHCPMDLAQEDGLDEELKGWLAFAMQKCAEVAILARAVEEPEATEVQEALAESRSARETRRQSPRIHKPAVQARLHGIGETDWRRPTAFAERIGRQRAQLDLPPFPTTTIGSFPQTAEIRQARQACRRGELDEAGYNAAMRAQIRQAVEVQERLGLDVLVHGEAERNDMVEYFAEQLDGYAFTRFGWVQSYGSRCVKPALIVGDIRRLRPMTVEWIRYAQGLTDKPVKGMLTGPVTMLMWSFPREDLPREQQALQLALAIRDEVQDLEAAGIRIVQIDEAAFREGLPLRQAERWHYLDWAVRAFRLCSSGVRDETQIHTHMCYSEFNDLIEAIAALDADVLSIEASRSQMELLAAFETFAYPGEIGPGVYDIHSPRVPEREEMLALLRQAAERIPPERLWVNPDCGLKTRGWAETEAALANMVAAARALRVSRAQVVEHHI; from the coding sequence ATGGCCCTGGCCCACACCCTCGGATTCCCCCGCATCGGCCGCAATCGCGAATTGAAGCAGACCCTCGAAGCCTACTGGCAGGGCCAACTGGACGAAGCCGGTCTGCGCGCGGTCGGCCACTCGCTGCGTGCTGCCCACTGGCAGGCGCAGCGGAATGCCGGCATCGAACTGCTGCCGGTCGGCGACTTCGCCTGGTACGACCAGGTGCTCGCCCATTCGCTCTTGGTCGGCGCAATTCCCCGGCGTTTCCGTCCGGCCGACGGCCGGATCACCCTGGACACCCTGTTCGCCATGGCGCGCGGCACCGGTACCCAGGCGCTGGAGATGACCAAGTGGTTCGATACCAACTATCACTATCTGGTCCCCGAGTTCAGCGCCGACCAGCAATTCCGGCTGGGCTGGGAACAGCTGTTCGAGGAGGTGGCCGAGGCCTGCCAGCTGGGATACAGGGTCAAGCCCGTCCTGCTCGGCCCCTTGACCTATCTCTGGCTGGGCAAGGCACGGGACGGCGCGTTCGACCGGCTGGATCTGCTCGAGCGGCTGTTGCCGGTCTATGGCGAGATCCTCGGGCGGCTCGCCGCGCTGGGTGTGGAGTGGGTGCAGATCGACGAGCCGATCCTGGTGCTGGATCTGCCCCCGGCCTGGAAAGGCGCCTTCGAGCGTGCCTATCACCTGCTCCAGCAGACGCCGCCGAAGAAGCTGCTGGCCACCTATTTCGGGGCGCTGGACGACAATCTCGGTCTCGTGGCGAACCTGCCGGTCGATGGCCTGCACATCGATCTGGTGCGCGCCCCGCAGCAGTTGGCCGCGGTGCTCGACCGGCTGCCGCCGTACAAGGTGCTGTCCCTCGGCGTGGTCGATGGCCGCAACGTCTGGCGCTGCGATCTGGAGCAGGCTCTGCAGTCGCTGCAATCGGCAGCCGAGCGCTTCGGTCCGCGGCTGTGGGTGGCGCCGTCCTGCTCGTTGCTGCACTGTCCGATGGATCTGGCGCAGGAGGATGGGCTCGACGAGGAACTGAAGGGTTGGTTGGCTTTCGCCATGCAGAAATGTGCGGAGGTAGCCATCCTGGCCCGGGCCGTCGAGGAGCCGGAGGCGACCGAGGTACAGGAGGCGCTGGCCGAGAGTCGGAGCGCCCGGGAGACTCGCCGGCAGTCTCCGCGCATCCACAAGCCGGCCGTGCAGGCGCGTTTGCACGGCATCGGCGAAACGGACTGGCGCCGACCGACCGCCTTCGCCGAGCGTATCGGCAGGCAGCGCGCGCAACTCGATCTGCCACCGTTTCCCACCACCACCATCGGCTCCTTCCCGCAGACTGCGGAGATCCGTCAGGCACGTCAGGCCTGCCGGCGCGGGGAGCTGGACGAGGCCGGCTACAACGCGGCGATGCGGGCGCAGATCCGCCAGGCGGTCGAGGTGCAGGAGCGCCTCGGACTGGATGTGCTGGTGCACGGCGAGGCCGAGCGCAACGACATGGTCGAATATTTTGCCGAGCAACTGGACGGCTATGCCTTTACCCGCTTCGGCTGGGTGCAGAGCTACGGCTCGCGCTGCGTCAAGCCGGCATTGATAGTGGGCGATATCCGGCGCCTGCGCCCGATGACGGTGGAGTGGATCCGCTATGCCCAAGGCCTCACCGACAAGCCGGTGAAGGGCATGCTCACGGGGCCTGTGACCATGCTGATGTGGTCCTTCCCGCGCGAGGACCTGCCGCGCGAGCAGCAGGCGCTGCAACTGGCCTTGGCAATCCGTGACGAGGTGCAGGATCTGGAGGCTGCCGGTATTCGTATCGTGCAGATCGACGAGGCGGCCTTCCGCGAAGGGCTGCCGCTGCGTCAGGCCGAGCGCTGGCACTACCTCGATTGGGCGGTTCGGGCCTTCCGTCTGTGCAGTTCGGGGGTGCGCGACGAGACCCAGATCCACACCCACATGTGCTACAGCGAGTTTAACGACCTGATCGAGGCCATCGCGGCACTGGATGCCGACGTCCTCTCCATCGAGGCCTCGCGTTCGCAGATGGAACTGCTCGCGGCCTTCGAGACATTCGCCTATCCCGGCGAAATCGGCCCCGGGGTCTACGACATCCACTCGCCGCGGGTGCCAGAGCGGGAGGAAATGCTCGCGCTGCTGCGGCAGGCCGCCGAGCGTATCCCGCCGGAGCGTCTGTGGGTGAACCCCGACTGCGGTCTGAAGACGCGCGGTTGGGCGGAGACCGAGGCGGCGTTGGCAAACATGGTGGCAGCGGCGCGGGCACTGCGCGTTTCTCGGGCGCAGGTCGTCGAACACCACATCTGA
- the metR gene encoding transcriptional regulator MetR, with the protein MLELRHLRTLHALREADSLVEAAERLHLTQSALSHQFKELEDRLGLQLFIRKTKPLRFTSAGLRLLQLADALLPQLRSAERDLARLAGGTAGRLHMAIECHSCFQWLMPTIDQFRDAWPEVELDLASGFPFAPLPALARGDLDLVVTSDPLEMPGIAYVPLFTYEALLAVANQHPLAARTYIRPADLAGEVLIHYPVERDRLDIFTRFLDPADVEPAGVRTAELTVMMLQLVASGRGVCCLPNWALHEYSSRGYVTARRLGEKGLHATLHAAIRADMLDAPFMRDFLLTAKDTSFATLEGVSAASKGR; encoded by the coding sequence ATGCTCGAACTGCGCCACCTGCGTACCCTGCACGCCCTGCGCGAGGCCGACAGTCTGGTGGAGGCCGCCGAGCGCCTGCACCTGACCCAATCGGCGCTGTCCCACCAATTCAAGGAACTGGAGGATCGTCTTGGTCTGCAACTCTTCATCCGCAAGACCAAGCCGCTGCGCTTCACCAGTGCCGGGCTGCGCCTGCTGCAGCTGGCCGATGCCCTGCTGCCCCAACTGCGCAGTGCCGAGCGCGACCTGGCGCGTCTTGCCGGCGGTACCGCCGGCCGTCTGCACATGGCCATCGAATGCCACAGTTGCTTCCAGTGGCTGATGCCGACCATCGACCAGTTCCGCGATGCCTGGCCCGAGGTCGAGCTGGATCTCGCCTCCGGTTTCCCCTTTGCCCCTCTGCCGGCCTTGGCGCGCGGCGATCTCGACCTGGTGGTGACCTCCGACCCGCTGGAGATGCCCGGCATCGCCTACGTGCCGCTGTTCACCTACGAGGCGCTGCTGGCCGTGGCCAACCAGCACCCGCTGGCTGCCAGGACATACATCCGACCTGCTGATCTAGCTGGGGAAGTACTGATCCACTACCCTGTGGAGCGTGATCGCCTGGACATATTCACACGCTTTCTCGATCCGGCCGACGTCGAACCGGCCGGCGTGCGCACCGCCGAGCTGACAGTGATGATGCTGCAACTGGTGGCCTCCGGGCGCGGGGTCTGCTGCCTGCCGAACTGGGCGCTGCACGAGTACAGCTCGCGCGGTTACGTCACTGCCAGACGGCTCGGCGAGAAGGGCCTGCACGCCACGCTGCATGCGGCGATTCGTGCCGACATGCTGGACGCCCCCTTCATGCGCGACTTCCTGCTGACCGCCAAGGACACCTCCTTCGCCACCCTGGAGGGGGTCAGCGCGGCCTCGAAAGGGCGCTGA